A single window of Dendropsophus ebraccatus isolate aDenEbr1 chromosome 5, aDenEbr1.pat, whole genome shotgun sequence DNA harbors:
- the RFC3 gene encoding replication factor C subunit 3 — translation MSLWVDKYRPTSLSKLDYHKEQAAQLRNLVQCGDFPHLLVFGPSGAGKKTRIMCLLRELYGAGVEKLRIEHQSITTPSKKKIEISTIASNYHLEVNPSDAGNSDRVVIQELLKTVAQSQQLETSTQRDFKVVLLTEVDKLTKDAQHALRRTMEKYMSTCRLILCCNSTSKVIAPIRSRCLAVRVASPSHEEICAVLFNVCRKEGLSLPQELARKIAEKAGRNLRKALLICEACRVQQYPFSSDQDLPETDWEVYVKETANAIVSQQSPQRLLEVRGRLYELLTHCIPPEIIMKSLLSELLNNCDGQLKVDVVQMAAYYEHRLQLGSKAIYHLEAFVAKFMAIYKRFMEDGLEAMMF, via the exons GTACAATGTGGAGACTTTCCTCATCTTCTGGTGTTTGGACCATCTGGTGCTGGGAAGAAGACCAGGATTATGTGTTTGCTAAGAGAGCTGTATGGTGCTGGAGTGGAGAAGCTGCGCATTGAACATCAGTCAATAACT ACTCCCtcaaaaaagaaaattgaaattagcACAATTGCAAGCAACTATCATCTGGAGGTCAATCCAAG TGATGCCGGTAATAGTGATCGGGTTGTCATCCAAGAATTGTTGAAAACTGTTGCCCAGTCGCAGCAACTTGAGACAAGTACACAGAGGGACTTCAAAG TTGTCCTGCTAACAGAAGTAGATAAACTGACTAAAGATGCTCAACACGCATTGAGAAGAACCATGGAGAAGTATATGTCTACTTGTAGACTCATTTTATGTTGTAATTCTACATCAAAAGTAATCGCTCCAATACGAAGCAGATGTCTAGCTGTTCGTGTAGCATCTCCGAGCCATGAAGAG ATATGTGCAGTCCTGTTTAATGTGTGCAGGAAAGAAGGACTTTCTCTACCACAAGAGCTTGCCCGTAAGATTGCAGAGAAAGCTGGTAGAAACCTTCGAAAAGCACTGCTCATATGCGAGGCTTGTCGTGTTCAGCA ATATCCCTTCAGCTCAGATCAAGACTTGCCAGAGACAGATTGGGAAGTTTATGTGAAAGAGACGGCCAATGCCATTGTCAGTCAACAAAGTCCACAAAG GTTGCTGGAAGTTCGTGGACGACTTTATGAACTGTTAACTCACTGTATTCCACCTGAGATCATAATGAAG TCCCTATTATCAGAGCTACTCAATAACTGTGACGGACAGCTGAAAGTGGATGTAGTGcagatggctgcttactatgAGCATCGGCTCCAGCTTGGAAGTAAAGCCATCTATCATTTGGAGGCTTTCGTCGCAAAGTTTatggccatctataagagatTCATGGAGGATGGACTTGAAGCCATGATGTTCTAG